GTCATTCAACAGATGCTAACAAAGACAAGAAATATTATGCCGAGAGCTGAGGAAAGCAGGCTTTGACATGCAACGCGTGGGTGGAAATAGCCTGTTAATGAATAGACagcacagggggaaaaaatgaagacGGCAGAGGAGATACACGAAGCGTGCTGTGAGATAAAATATTGCTATTGTTAGGCAGTGCTGAGGGAAAAGTGCTGCGATGCAGAAAGAGTGGAAAGTCTTGACAGCTTTCCGGTGGCAGTCTGACGGCTGAGCAGGGAGATTGGAGGGAAAGTGCAGCAGAGGGCTGCTGTCAGGCCACACCAGAGCTCCGTTTAACAAGGTCCAGAGATGGGCTGCACCACAACACATTGCAAGggaatgaggagagggagagtgcGAATGGAAGGAGGGCAGAGTCTCATGCATTTTTCCCGAGCCTCACTACCTGTCATGCCAGCAAGCTTGGGATTCCTCACATGTGCATAGGAGCAGAGTTTGGAAATCCTCAGTCAGAACAGGCGCTGAAGAGGATTCAGAGATTTGGAGGTGTACCTGCCTTTATATGCTGATACTAGACATGCCTGTGACACTTTGACACTATCATCTCTACATGAAAGAATACAGGAGCCCCAATATATgcacttatttttttaactacAAGAGTGCAATGTCAGAAGTAATCATTCACGTGGTAATCCAGCCCATTACACTTATGGTACTGACTTGCAACCTAATCTGAACCATGTCAGAGGACAAGCAGAAATAATTAATACAAGCAAATGCGGAATACGCCTTATTTTAAACATGGATGCCTTCAGGGCAAACACATACAAGAATCTTTACAAGCTGTGCTCTGAGTGCTACCACACCTCTTGTGTATCTCATCTTCATGCTGCACTTAGAACAAAATGCTTCAGTCATGGCTGCACAGTGGAAACTCTAGCAGGGTCTCTGTAGCCCTCTTTCCCCAGGCATCAATCTCTTAGCCTGGCATGAAAGCTTATCTCCCAGCGTCAGGCTAAATGTCAACCTCAGGAACGCTGAAACACCATTAGTTATGTCCGCCTTATTAGAGTGAGCTAATTCCACATAAAAACCACACACCCAGATTCAAATGAGTCTGCCTTAACAGGACTCTTCTTCAGCTCTTTAAGTCTTCATGTCAGCAGAGCCAGGAGGGAGATGTGTCCCCAGATTCAAATAACATCTCTGTTAAAATACTTGCTGAATCACTGTTATAAAGAGGATTCCCTATTCTCAGATTATTTTGCTGAATGTTACActttatgcaaaaaaaattgttttggattttgttgGTTATGTAATTTAATGGTGTGTGCAGTATCATTGACTTAAACTGTGCATATTGAATATTGCTCACACAGTGGCACCCCTGATGttttcagaaatgtattttcaggcatttgaatataaaaaacattaaaaatctatttcatCTACTCTTCATGAGAGCTACCCCCATGCTTTGTATCAAACTGATTCTCCAATTAGGTTGTCTGATTAAAATGTAGGGTGTTCTTTCAAAGGTTTATGCATACTACATTCTGTCCtgaatttgtgtatttgtacagATTTCTGTGGCTATATTAGAACTGTGACTtgtaatatttacatacattatttACTAAtcgactgttttttttttttttctgtctctgtaggGGGGCGACTCCTGTTTCTGGTGATGTGGTTGAACCTCGTGCCTCAAACTGACAGCTGCCCTGCCAAGTGTGTGTGCTATAGTGAGCCCAGGCCCACTGTGGCCTGCCAACAACAAGGACTGTTTTCCATCCCTACTGAGATCCCTGTGCGGAGCCAGCGGATATTCCTCGAGAGCAACAAGCTAACAGTGGTGAGGTCTACCAGCTTTAGCTCTTGCCACAATCTTACTGTTCTCTGGCTCCACTCCAACAACATCACCTACATCGAGGCTGGAGCCTTCTACGGCTTGGAAAGACTGGAGGAACTGGACATCGGAGACAACAGCAACCTCCGCACCATCAGTCCTACAGCCTTCCGGGGCCTAACTAAGCTGCATACTCTTCACCTGCACAGGTGCGGCCTATCAGAGCTCCCCGTTGGGGTTTTCCGAGGAATGTTCTCCCTACAGTACCTTTATCTGCAGGACAATAACATTCTAACCCTGCATGATGACACTTTCCTGGACCTTGCCAACCTCACCTATCTTTAcctgcacaacaacaaaatcaagaTAGTAACAGACAACATGTTTCGAGGCTTAATCAATCTGGACCGGCTGCTGTTACACCAGAACCGAGTTATCTATGTCCAACCAAGGGCTTTTAATGATCTTGGTAAGCTGAAATCcctcttcttgttcttcaaCAATCTTACTGTCTTGACGGGGGAGACCATGGACCCACTGATGACTCTTCAGTATTTGCGTTTAAATGGGAACCAGTGGATCTGTGACTGCCGGGCGAGGACCTTGTGGGACTGGTTCAAACGTTT
This genomic stretch from Larimichthys crocea isolate SSNF chromosome III, L_crocea_2.0, whole genome shotgun sequence harbors:
- the rtn4r gene encoding reticulon-4 receptor, producing the protein MKTVIIDGGRLLFLVMWLNLVPQTDSCPAKCVCYSEPRPTVACQQQGLFSIPTEIPVRSQRIFLESNKLTVVRSTSFSSCHNLTVLWLHSNNITYIEAGAFYGLERLEELDIGDNSNLRTISPTAFRGLTKLHTLHLHRCGLSELPVGVFRGMFSLQYLYLQDNNILTLHDDTFLDLANLTYLYLHNNKIKIVTDNMFRGLINLDRLLLHQNRVIYVQPRAFNDLGKLKSLFLFFNNLTVLTGETMDPLMTLQYLRLNGNQWICDCRARTLWDWFKRFKGSSSELECHVPEFLAGKDLKRLKSEDLEGCVETPQIQTNLFSSKAQSGKFPSTENPLGDTIPRCCLGDNDKSSILSGKSRQITNNPLKEKENMSKTKYKEPERTKNETQNKQNDGPLGTLSNTLDKSLENLNPDLIDNLESSTASNKKKKKCSKKPKSDTQCIKGRGSTLQVLRFLFIPMIWISLAMS